A stretch of Paracoccus sp. N5 DNA encodes these proteins:
- a CDS encoding MoxR family ATPase codes for MQFTSTETYVAPPDLAMAVNAAITLERPLLVKGEPGTGKTELARQVAASLGLPMLEWNVKSTTRAQQGLYEYDAVSRLRDSQLGEARVHDIANYIRKGKLWQAFEATGKVVLLIDEIDKADIEFPNDLLQELDRMEFHVYETGETVVARHRPVVIITSNNEKELPDAFLRRCFFHYIRFPDAETLKKIVAVHHPGLKPRLLDEALRQFFDLREVQGLKKKPSTSELLDWLKLILAEDLSPEDLARPAGEMLPKLHGALLKNEQDVALFERLAFMARRQR; via the coding sequence ATGCAGTTTACCTCGACCGAAACCTATGTGGCGCCGCCGGATCTGGCGATGGCGGTGAACGCGGCGATCACGCTGGAGCGGCCGCTGCTGGTCAAGGGCGAGCCGGGCACCGGCAAGACCGAGCTGGCCCGGCAGGTCGCCGCCAGCCTGGGCCTGCCGATGCTGGAATGGAACGTCAAGTCGACCACGCGGGCGCAGCAGGGGCTTTACGAATATGACGCCGTCTCGCGCCTGCGCGACAGCCAGCTGGGCGAGGCGCGCGTCCACGACATCGCCAATTACATCCGCAAGGGCAAGCTGTGGCAGGCCTTCGAGGCGACCGGCAAGGTCGTGCTGCTGATCGACGAGATCGACAAGGCCGACATCGAGTTCCCGAACGACCTCTTGCAGGAACTCGACCGCATGGAATTCCATGTCTACGAGACCGGCGAGACGGTGGTGGCCCGGCATCGGCCGGTGGTCATCATCACCTCGAACAATGAAAAGGAGCTGCCGGACGCCTTCCTGCGGCGCTGCTTCTTCCACTACATCCGCTTTCCCGACGCCGAGACGCTGAAGAAGATCGTCGCGGTGCATCATCCGGGGCTGAAGCCGCGCCTGCTGGACGAGGCCTTGCGCCAGTTCTTCGACCTGCGCGAGGTGCAGGGGCTGAAGAAGAAGCCCTCGACCAGCGAACTGCTGGACTGGCTGAAGCTGATCCTGGCCGAGGATCTGTCGCCCGAGGATCTGGCCCGCCCGGCGGGCGAGATGCTGCCCAAGCTGCATGGCGCGCTGCTGAAGAACGAACAGGACGTGGCGCTGTTCGAGCGGCTGGCCTTCATGGCCCGCCGGCAACGCTGA
- the odhB gene encoding 2-oxoglutarate dehydrogenase complex dihydrolipoyllysine-residue succinyltransferase, with protein sequence MAVELRVPTLGESVSEATVATWFKKPGDRVAVDEMLCELETDKVTVEVPSPVAGKLAEIVAPEGAVVAPNALLAQIMEQGDAGPEEMLPKADTGTNAQEGQKKMSGKSVDVMVPTLGESVTEATVATWFKKAGDSVTQDEMLCELETDKVSVEVPAPASGVLAEILAPEGVTVDAGARLAIITEGAAGAAAPAKAEPEAKKAAAVESPGAGPETPKPRDIEDAPAAKKAMAEAGISRDAVTGSGRDGRVMKEDVARAGAAPAAAPAPAPAQAPRSPSSAEDAAREERVKMTRLRATIARRLKDAQNTAAMLTTYNEADMKAIMDLRNEYKDQFEKKHKVKLGFMSFFVKACCHALKEVPEVNAEIDGGDVVYKHFVHMGVAVGTPNGLVVPVLRDADRKSFAQIEKEIAELGAKGRDGKLTMAEMQGGTFTISNGGVYGSLMSSPILNPPQSGILGMHKIQDRPVVVDGQITIRPMMYLALSYDHRIVDGKGAVTFLVRVKEALEDPRRLLMDL encoded by the coding sequence ATGGCTGTGGAACTCCGCGTCCCCACTTTGGGGGAATCGGTCTCGGAGGCGACGGTGGCGACCTGGTTCAAGAAACCGGGCGACCGCGTCGCCGTCGATGAGATGCTGTGCGAGCTGGAAACCGACAAGGTGACGGTCGAGGTGCCCTCGCCCGTCGCCGGCAAGCTGGCCGAGATCGTCGCGCCCGAGGGCGCGGTGGTCGCGCCCAACGCCCTGCTCGCGCAGATCATGGAACAGGGCGATGCAGGCCCCGAGGAAATGTTGCCCAAGGCAGATACGGGCACCAACGCCCAGGAAGGACAGAAAAAGATGAGCGGAAAATCCGTGGACGTGATGGTGCCCACCCTGGGCGAAAGCGTGACCGAAGCCACGGTCGCGACCTGGTTCAAGAAGGCCGGCGACAGCGTCACCCAGGACGAGATGCTGTGCGAGCTGGAAACCGACAAGGTCTCGGTCGAGGTGCCCGCCCCCGCCTCGGGCGTGCTGGCCGAGATCCTGGCGCCCGAGGGCGTGACGGTGGACGCCGGTGCGCGCTTGGCCATCATCACCGAAGGCGCCGCCGGCGCGGCCGCCCCCGCCAAGGCCGAACCCGAGGCGAAGAAGGCCGCCGCGGTGGAATCGCCCGGCGCCGGCCCCGAGACGCCGAAGCCCCGCGACATCGAGGACGCGCCCGCGGCCAAGAAGGCCATGGCCGAGGCCGGGATCTCGCGCGATGCCGTCACCGGCAGCGGCCGCGACGGACGGGTGATGAAAGAGGACGTGGCCCGCGCCGGCGCCGCGCCGGCGGCGGCCCCCGCCCCCGCCCCCGCCCAGGCGCCGCGCTCGCCCAGCTCGGCCGAGGATGCGGCGCGCGAGGAGCGGGTCAAGATGACCCGGCTGCGCGCCACCATCGCCCGCCGGCTGAAGGACGCCCAGAACACCGCCGCCATGCTGACCACGTATAACGAGGCGGACATGAAGGCGATCATGGACCTGCGCAACGAATACAAGGACCAGTTCGAGAAGAAGCACAAGGTCAAGCTGGGCTTCATGTCCTTCTTCGTGAAGGCCTGCTGCCACGCCCTGAAGGAAGTGCCCGAGGTCAATGCCGAGATCGACGGCGGCGACGTGGTCTACAAGCATTTCGTCCACATGGGCGTCGCCGTCGGCACGCCGAACGGGCTGGTGGTGCCGGTGCTGCGCGACGCCGACCGCAAGAGCTTCGCCCAGATCGAGAAGGAAATCGCCGAGCTGGGCGCCAAGGGCCGCGATGGCAAGCTGACCATGGCCGAGATGCAGGGCGGCACCTTCACCATCTCGAACGGCGGCGTCTATGGCTCGCTGATGTCCTCGCCGATCCTGAACCCGCCGCAGTCGGGCATCCTGGGGATGCACAAGATCCAGGACCGCCCGGTCGTGGTGGACGGCCAGATCACCATCCGCCCGATGATGTATCTGGCGCTGAGCTACGACCACCGCATCGTGGACGGCAAGGGCGCCGTGACCTTCCTCGTGCGCGTCAAGGAGGCGCTGGAGGATCCGCGCCGCCTGCTGATGGATCTGTGA
- a CDS encoding DJ-1/PfpI family protein: MQDLGLKPVMIVVLDGFADWETPLIAAVGGDFYGLSCRHVTPGGGDVRSMGGLAVTGLADAMPRADEIIVLCGSEAWTRPDAPDLSAMLRKAHAHGSTVAAICAGTLALARAGLLAGRAHTSNGLGFLRHWLPDYAEAAHYRDQPRAVADGGVITAPGTAPITFAAEVLRAAGLPQDRLDEFLALAGAELRP; the protein is encoded by the coding sequence ATGCAGGATCTTGGCCTGAAGCCGGTGATGATCGTCGTGCTCGACGGCTTCGCCGATTGGGAAACCCCGCTGATCGCCGCTGTCGGCGGGGATTTCTACGGCCTGTCCTGCCGCCATGTCACGCCGGGCGGCGGCGATGTCCGCTCGATGGGCGGTCTGGCGGTCACCGGGCTTGCGGATGCCATGCCGCGCGCGGATGAAATCATCGTGCTTTGCGGCAGCGAGGCCTGGACCCGCCCCGATGCCCCGGATCTTTCCGCCATGCTGCGCAAGGCGCATGCGCATGGCAGCACCGTCGCGGCCATCTGCGCCGGCACGCTGGCACTGGCCCGGGCCGGGCTGCTGGCCGGCCGGGCGCATACCTCGAACGGGCTCGGCTTCCTGCGCCACTGGCTGCCCGACTATGCCGAGGCCGCGCATTACCGCGACCAGCCCCGCGCCGTGGCCGACGGCGGGGTCATCACCGCGCCCGGCACCGCGCCGATCACCTTCGCCGCCGAGGTGCTGCGCGCCGCCGGCCTGCCGCAGGACAGGCTGGACGAATTCCTCGCCCTCGCCGGTGCCGAGCTGCGGCCGTGA
- a CDS encoding lytic transglycosylase domain-containing protein: MKSLIGLLALSGVLAVSACGDNRVDPDRRYLVEPRASAAETVGLHANETPELRRLINKYAAEYQVPVDLVHRVIIRESRHRPGARNGPYYGLMQMLPATARGMGYRGSASGLLDAETNLKYGVKYLRGAYMVAGGNYDNAVKWYSRGYYYEAKKKGLLEETGLR; encoded by the coding sequence ATGAAATCCTTGATCGGGCTTTTGGCCCTGAGCGGTGTCCTGGCCGTCAGCGCCTGCGGCGACAACCGGGTCGATCCCGACCGCCGCTATCTGGTCGAACCGCGCGCCAGTGCCGCCGAGACGGTCGGCCTGCACGCCAACGAGACGCCGGAACTGCGCCGCCTGATCAACAAATACGCCGCCGAATATCAGGTTCCCGTCGATCTGGTGCATCGCGTCATCATCCGCGAATCGCGCCACCGCCCCGGCGCCCGCAACGGCCCCTATTACGGGCTGATGCAGATGCTGCCCGCCACCGCGCGCGGCATGGGCTACCGGGGCAGCGCCTCGGGCCTGCTGGATGCCGAGACCAACCTGAAATACGGCGTCAAATACCTGCGCGGCGCCTATATGGTCGCCGGCGGCAATTACGACAACGCCGTGAAATGGTATTCGCGCGGCTATTACTACGAGGCCAAGAAGAAGGGTCTGCTGGAGGAAACCGGCCTGCGCTGA
- the dksA gene encoding RNA polymerase-binding protein DksA: MKAQTFLPEDYRPAEDEPFMNERQLEYFRRKLIAWKQELLDQSAETLEGLQDSARNVPDLADRASEETDRSLELRTRDRQRKLVSKIDAALRRIETGEYGYCEMTGEPISLKRLDARPIATMTLEAQEKHERRERVHRDD; encoded by the coding sequence ATGAAAGCCCAGACCTTTCTGCCCGAAGATTATCGCCCCGCCGAAGACGAACCTTTCATGAACGAGCGGCAGCTTGAATATTTCCGCCGCAAGCTGATTGCCTGGAAGCAGGAACTTCTGGACCAATCCGCCGAAACGCTGGAGGGCCTGCAGGACAGCGCGCGCAATGTCCCCGACCTTGCCGACCGCGCCTCCGAGGAAACCGACCGCTCGCTGGAGCTGCGCACCCGCGACCGCCAGCGCAAGCTGGTCAGCAAGATCGACGCCGCGCTGCGCCGGATCGAGACCGGCGAATACGGCTATTGCGAGATGACCGGCGAGCCGATCAGCCTGAAGCGGCTGGACGCCCGCCCCATCGCCACCATGACGCTGGAAGCCCAGGAAAAGCACGAGCGGCGCGAGCGCGTGCATCGCGACGACTGA
- the lpdA gene encoding dihydrolipoyl dehydrogenase yields the protein MSTYDLIVIGAGPGGYVCAIRAAQLGLKVACVEGRETLGGTCLNVGCIPSKALLHASHMLHETHENFARMGLVNAHVEVDWDKMQGYKAETVGGNTKGIEFLFKKNKIDWLKGWASIEAPGKVKVGDTTHETKNIVIATGSEPASLKGVEVDNAAGVVVDSTGALALPKIPKSMVVIGAGVIGLELGSVYARLGAEVTVVEFLDVITPGMDGEVQKQFQKILAKQGLKFVLGAAVSEVEVENGLAEVEYTLRKDDSKHEIKAECVLVATGRRPYVAGLGLDAVGVALTDRGFVQVDKHWQTNVPGIYAIGDAVPGPMLAHKAEDEGMAVAEVIAGKHGHVNYDVIPGVIYTTPEVASVGLTEEAARETGRKIKVGKFPFMGNARAKALFQADGFVKLIADADTDRVLGCHIIGPNAGEMIHEVCVAMEFGASAQDIALTCHAHPTCSEAVREAALACGDGAIHA from the coding sequence ATGTCCACCTATGACCTGATCGTGATCGGCGCCGGCCCCGGCGGCTATGTCTGTGCGATCCGCGCCGCCCAGCTGGGCCTGAAGGTCGCCTGCGTCGAGGGGCGCGAGACGCTGGGCGGAACCTGCCTGAACGTCGGCTGCATCCCCTCGAAGGCGCTCTTGCACGCCAGCCACATGCTGCACGAGACGCATGAGAATTTCGCCAGGATGGGCCTGGTGAACGCCCATGTCGAGGTCGATTGGGACAAGATGCAGGGCTACAAGGCCGAGACGGTCGGCGGCAATACCAAGGGCATCGAATTCCTGTTCAAGAAGAACAAGATCGACTGGCTGAAGGGCTGGGCCAGCATCGAGGCGCCCGGCAAGGTCAAGGTCGGCGACACCACCCACGAGACGAAGAACATCGTCATCGCCACCGGCTCGGAACCCGCCAGCCTGAAGGGGGTCGAGGTCGACAATGCCGCCGGCGTGGTGGTCGATTCCACCGGCGCGCTGGCGCTGCCGAAGATCCCGAAGTCGATGGTGGTGATCGGTGCCGGCGTCATCGGGCTCGAGCTTGGCTCGGTCTATGCCCGGCTTGGTGCCGAGGTGACGGTGGTCGAATTCCTCGACGTCATCACCCCCGGCATGGACGGCGAGGTGCAGAAGCAGTTCCAGAAGATCCTGGCCAAGCAGGGGCTGAAATTCGTCCTCGGCGCCGCCGTGTCCGAGGTCGAGGTCGAGAACGGCCTGGCCGAGGTCGAATACACGCTGCGCAAGGACGACAGCAAGCACGAGATCAAGGCCGAATGCGTGCTGGTCGCCACCGGCCGCCGGCCCTATGTCGCCGGCCTCGGCCTCGACGCGGTGGGCGTGGCGCTGACCGACCGCGGCTTCGTTCAGGTGGACAAGCACTGGCAGACCAATGTCCCCGGCATCTATGCCATCGGCGACGCGGTGCCCGGCCCGATGCTGGCCCACAAGGCCGAGGACGAGGGCATGGCGGTGGCCGAGGTGATCGCCGGCAAGCACGGCCATGTGAACTATGACGTGATCCCCGGCGTGATCTACACCACGCCCGAGGTCGCCAGCGTCGGCCTGACCGAGGAAGCCGCCCGGGAAACCGGCCGCAAGATCAAGGTCGGCAAGTTCCCCTTCATGGGCAATGCCCGCGCCAAGGCGCTGTTCCAGGCCGACGGCTTCGTCAAGCTGATCGCCGATGCCGATACCGACCGGGTGCTGGGCTGCCACATCATCGGCCCGAACGCCGGCGAGATGATCCACGAGGTCTGCGTGGCGATGGAATTCGGCGCCTCGGCCCAGGACATCGCCCTGACCTGCCACGCGCATCCGACCTGCTCGGAAGCGGTGCGCGAAGCGGCGCTGGCCTGCGGCGACGGCGCGATTCACGCCTGA
- a CDS encoding MAPEG family protein translates to MAAETTALALAALLQAAQIGVAAASMNRDVGARWNASPRDTQPEFSVLTGRLRRAVDNHFQGLILFTIAVLLVMLSDAGNALTTLCAWLYLLARILYIPAYAFGWSPWRSLIWAVGFIATMVMIVTSLFT, encoded by the coding sequence ATGGCGGCCGAGACCACCGCGCTGGCCCTGGCTGCGCTGCTGCAGGCGGCGCAGATCGGGGTTGCCGCCGCCTCGATGAACCGCGACGTGGGGGCGCGCTGGAACGCCAGCCCCCGCGACACGCAGCCCGAATTCTCGGTCCTGACCGGGCGGCTGCGCCGCGCGGTCGACAACCATTTCCAGGGGCTGATCCTCTTCACCATCGCCGTGCTCTTGGTGATGCTCTCGGATGCCGGCAATGCCCTGACCACGCTTTGCGCCTGGCTCTACCTGCTGGCGCGCATCCTCTATATCCCCGCCTATGCCTTCGGCTGGTCGCCCTGGCGCTCGCTGATCTGGGCGGTCGGATTTATCGCCACCATGGTGATGATCGTCACCAGCCTGTTCACATGA
- the folP gene encoding dihydropteroate synthase — protein sequence MSEYFRPIPCETGRWPLAGGWLRFSQFELLRRGAAPRVVDSAPPEVLAALTAPRADLLGLSLDRPRLMGIVNATPDSFSDGGRYDGAEQARLLAEQGAEILDIGGESTRPGAREVPVAEEIARVAPVIAAARGLAGISVDTRKAAVARAAIAAGAGLVNDVSGFDFDPEMAAAVAEAGVPVCIMHAQGVPETMQDNPTYGDVLLDVYDALRARIARARSAGIPLGRIVIDPGIGFGKTQAHNLAILRRISVYHGLGCAILLGVSRKRFIGAIGGAEVAAERMPGTLAVTLAGVAQGIQIHRVHDVAQTRQGLALWRAVTEGEA from the coding sequence ATGAGCGAGTATTTCCGACCAATCCCCTGCGAAACCGGGCGCTGGCCGCTGGCCGGCGGCTGGCTGCGCTTTTCGCAATTCGAGCTTTTGCGCCGGGGCGCGGCGCCCCGCGTGGTGGACAGCGCGCCGCCCGAGGTGCTGGCCGCGCTGACCGCGCCGCGCGCCGACCTGCTGGGCCTGTCCCTGGACCGGCCGCGCCTGATGGGCATCGTCAACGCGACGCCCGACAGCTTCTCGGATGGCGGTCGCTATGACGGGGCCGAGCAGGCCCGGCTGCTGGCCGAGCAGGGCGCCGAGATCCTGGACATCGGCGGCGAATCGACCCGCCCCGGCGCGCGCGAGGTGCCGGTGGCCGAAGAGATCGCTCGGGTTGCGCCGGTGATCGCGGCAGCGCGCGGGCTGGCCGGGATCTCGGTCGATACACGCAAGGCAGCGGTGGCGCGGGCGGCCATCGCGGCGGGGGCGGGGCTGGTGAACGACGTCTCGGGCTTCGACTTCGACCCCGAGATGGCGGCGGCGGTGGCCGAGGCCGGCGTGCCGGTCTGCATCATGCACGCCCAGGGCGTGCCCGAGACGATGCAGGACAATCCGACCTATGGCGATGTGCTGCTGGACGTCTATGACGCGCTCAGGGCACGGATCGCGCGGGCGCGCTCGGCGGGAATCCCCCTTGGCCGCATCGTGATCGATCCGGGCATTGGTTTCGGCAAGACCCAGGCGCATAATCTGGCCATCCTGCGGCGGATTTCCGTCTATCACGGGCTGGGTTGCGCCATTCTGCTGGGCGTCTCGCGCAAGCGCTTCATCGGCGCGATCGGCGGGGCCGAGGTCGCGGCAGAGCGCATGCCCGGCACCTTGGCGGTGACGCTGGCCGGGGTCGCGCAGGGCATACAAATCCACCGCGTCCATGACGTGGCACAAACAAGGCAGGGCCTGGCGCTGTGGCGGGCCGTGACCGAGGGGGAAGCATGA
- a CDS encoding FAD-dependent oxidoreductase, with the protein MTREATIIGAGIAGLTAACALAQRGFSVTVLERAGALREVGAGLQISPNGVRVLEALGLWPRFEAISTRSDRVELNDSTGRPVARLDLARHRPQDRFRLVHRARLVALLEQAAREAGARIELGHEVTAPPDAALLIGADGVKSRLRPLLNGPETPFFTGQTAWRALIPAEADAPPMAQVFMGPGRHLVSYPLGQGLRNIVAVLERPDWQDEGWSIPGDPAELRAAFARFGGPVPGWLARVEQVGQWGLFRHPVAAHWQDGSRALIGDAAHPTLPFLAQGAVMALEDAWTLAACLAADPDQQRALARYEALRQPRCRRIVEAANANARNYHLKGPTRAVAHAGLRAVNRLAPTRLIERFAWLYDHDPTAL; encoded by the coding sequence GTGACACGCGAGGCCACGATCATCGGCGCCGGCATCGCCGGCCTGACCGCCGCCTGCGCGCTGGCGCAGCGCGGCTTTTCCGTCACCGTGCTGGAACGCGCCGGTGCCCTGCGCGAGGTCGGGGCCGGGCTGCAGATCTCGCCCAATGGCGTGCGCGTGCTCGAGGCGCTGGGGCTCTGGCCGCGGTTCGAGGCGATCTCGACCCGCTCCGATCGGGTCGAGCTGAACGATTCGACCGGCCGCCCGGTCGCGCGGCTGGACCTGGCGCGCCACCGGCCGCAGGACCGCTTCCGCCTGGTGCACCGCGCCCGGCTGGTGGCGCTCTTGGAACAGGCCGCGCGCGAGGCCGGCGCCCGCATCGAGCTGGGGCACGAGGTCACCGCCCCGCCCGATGCCGCGCTGCTGATCGGCGCCGATGGGGTGAAAAGCCGGCTGCGTCCGCTGCTGAACGGCCCCGAGACGCCCTTCTTCACCGGCCAGACCGCGTGGCGGGCGCTGATCCCGGCCGAAGCCGATGCGCCGCCCATGGCGCAGGTCTTCATGGGCCCGGGCCGGCATCTGGTCAGCTATCCGCTGGGCCAGGGCCTGCGCAATATCGTCGCGGTGCTGGAGCGCCCCGACTGGCAGGACGAGGGCTGGTCGATCCCCGGCGACCCGGCCGAGCTGCGCGCCGCCTTCGCCCGGTTCGGCGGCCCGGTGCCGGGCTGGCTGGCGCGCGTCGAGCAGGTCGGGCAATGGGGCCTGTTCCGCCACCCGGTCGCGGCGCATTGGCAGGACGGAAGCCGGGCGCTGATCGGCGATGCCGCCCATCCGACGCTGCCCTTCCTCGCGCAGGGCGCGGTCATGGCGCTCGAGGACGCCTGGACCCTGGCCGCCTGCCTCGCGGCCGACCCCGACCAGCAGAGGGCGCTGGCCCGCTATGAGGCGTTGCGCCAGCCGCGCTGCCGGCGAATCGTCGAGGCCGCCAACGCCAATGCCCGCAACTACCATCTCAAGGGCCCGACCCGCGCCGTGGCCCATGCCGGGTTGCGCGCCGTCAACCGCCTGGCCCCGACACGGCTGATCGAGCGTTTCGCCTGGCTCTACGACCACGATCCGACGGCGCTCTGA
- a CDS encoding GNAT family N-acetyltransferase has product MIRDLRPEDRREWQRLYQGYQAFYGFHDRPAGFYDKAFARLLSGEAADFRGLVHADGERLLGLVHYVFHPNLWRDEGVCYLQDLFTEPQARGRGVARALIEAVYAAADARGVPFVYWLTAEDNDAGRMLYDRVAQRSPFIRYQRRLG; this is encoded by the coding sequence ATGATCCGCGACCTGCGGCCCGAGGACCGGCGGGAATGGCAGCGGCTCTATCAGGGCTATCAGGCGTTCTACGGCTTTCACGACCGCCCGGCCGGGTTCTATGACAAGGCCTTTGCGCGGCTGCTTTCGGGCGAGGCCGCGGATTTCCGCGGGCTGGTCCATGCCGATGGCGAGCGGCTCCTGGGGCTGGTGCATTACGTCTTTCACCCGAACCTGTGGCGGGACGAGGGCGTGTGCTATCTGCAGGACCTGTTCACCGAGCCGCAGGCGCGCGGCCGGGGCGTGGCGCGGGCGCTGATCGAGGCGGTCTATGCGGCGGCGGATGCCAGGGGCGTGCCCTTCGTCTATTGGCTGACGGCCGAGGACAATGACGCGGGGCGGATGCTTTACGACCGGGTGGCGCAACGCTCGCCCTTCATCCGCTATCAGCGGCGGCTGGGGTAG
- the glmM gene encoding phosphoglucosamine mutase, with protein sequence MSRKLFGTDGVRGRANTHPMTAEMALRLGAAAGRYFRRGGQDHHRVVIGKDTRLSGYMLENALTAGLTSTGMNVLLLGPVPTPAVGYLTRSMRADVGIMISASHNPAHDNGIKFFGPDGFKLSDEAEAEIEAIVAGEIVPAQPQNIGRAKRIDDGRGRYVEYAKTTFPAGQRLEGLKVVVDCAHGAAYRAAPDVLWELGAEVIPLGVAPNGHNINDGVGSTHPEAAARAVLEHGADIGISLDGDADRVMIIDEKGQVADGDQIMALLAGRWAEQGRLRGGALVATVMSNLGLERFLQGRGLRLERTAVGDRYVVERMRGAGFNLGGEQSGHIVMTDYATTGDGLIAGLQFLAAMAESGRQASELVAQFEPVPQMLKNVRYAAGADPLSALAVQAEIARAEARLDGQGRVLIRKSGTEPLIRVMAEAEDETVLREVVDGIVAAVEKAA encoded by the coding sequence ATGAGCAGGAAGCTTTTCGGCACCGACGGCGTCAGGGGCCGTGCCAATACCCATCCGATGACGGCCGAGATGGCGCTGCGCCTGGGCGCCGCCGCCGGGCGCTATTTCCGCCGCGGCGGGCAGGATCACCACCGCGTGGTCATCGGCAAGGACACCCGGCTGTCGGGCTATATGCTGGAGAACGCGCTGACCGCCGGGCTGACCAGCACGGGCATGAACGTGCTGCTGCTGGGGCCGGTGCCGACGCCGGCGGTGGGCTATCTGACCCGCTCGATGCGGGCGGACGTGGGCATCATGATCTCGGCCAGCCACAACCCGGCGCATGACAACGGCATCAAGTTCTTCGGCCCCGACGGCTTCAAGCTGTCCGACGAGGCCGAGGCCGAGATCGAGGCCATCGTCGCCGGAGAGATCGTCCCGGCGCAGCCGCAGAACATCGGCCGTGCCAAGCGCATCGACGATGGCCGCGGGCGCTATGTCGAATATGCCAAGACCACCTTCCCGGCCGGCCAGCGGCTGGAAGGGCTGAAGGTCGTGGTCGATTGCGCCCATGGTGCCGCCTATCGCGCCGCGCCGGACGTGCTGTGGGAGCTGGGGGCCGAGGTGATCCCGCTGGGCGTGGCGCCCAACGGACACAATATCAACGACGGCGTCGGCTCGACCCATCCCGAGGCGGCGGCGCGGGCGGTGCTGGAGCATGGCGCCGACATCGGCATCAGCCTGGACGGGGACGCCGACCGGGTGATGATCATCGACGAGAAGGGCCAGGTGGCCGACGGCGACCAGATCATGGCGCTGCTGGCCGGCCGCTGGGCCGAGCAGGGCCGCTTGCGCGGCGGTGCCCTGGTCGCGACGGTGATGTCGAACCTGGGGCTCGAACGCTTCCTGCAGGGGCGCGGCTTACGGCTGGAGCGCACCGCCGTCGGCGACCGCTATGTCGTCGAGCGCATGCGCGGCGCGGGCTTCAACCTGGGCGGCGAGCAGTCGGGCCATATCGTGATGACCGATTACGCCACCACCGGCGACGGGCTGATCGCCGGGCTGCAATTCCTGGCGGCGATGGCCGAGAGCGGCCGGCAGGCCTCGGAGCTGGTGGCGCAGTTCGAGCCGGTGCCGCAGATGCTGAAGAACGTGCGCTATGCTGCCGGCGCCGATCCGCTGTCCGCCCTGGCGGTCCAGGCCGAGATCGCCCGCGCCGAGGCGCGGCTGGACGGCCAGGGCCGGGTGCTGATCCGCAAGTCCGGCACCGAGCCCTTGATCCGGGTCATGGCCGAGGCCGAGGACGAGACCGTGCTGCGCGAGGTCGTCGACGGCATCGTCGCGGCGGTCGAGAAGGCAGCCTGA
- a CDS encoding dihydroneopterin aldolase, producing the protein MDQPDRIHLRDYIVSAEIGAFQTERGQRQRLRFNVDVDLATHVVGVNDEVDRILSYDILTGAVAAGLADRRYDLLETLAEKIAAQILAHPRAAQVRVAVEKLDRIPGALGVTLVRRQARVAAEAIQAPIRVIFHGAEAPLPEGGVALVPDDPGLPLPQGGNAREIALLALDQAAWALAGRLGLTVADSRTELDWAATEGRAVVWAPARMLRDVPGLAAEPHAAAIWLAERLGASRLDWALPAGAEPPALPAGFAIASGRL; encoded by the coding sequence ATGGACCAGCCAGACCGCATCCACCTGCGCGATTACATCGTCTCGGCCGAGATCGGCGCCTTCCAGACCGAGCGCGGCCAGCGCCAGCGGCTGCGCTTCAACGTGGACGTGGACCTTGCCACCCATGTCGTCGGCGTGAACGACGAGGTGGACCGCATCCTCAGCTATGACATCCTGACCGGCGCGGTGGCGGCGGGGCTGGCGGATCGCCGCTATGACCTGCTGGAGACGCTGGCCGAAAAGATCGCGGCGCAGATCCTGGCGCATCCGCGCGCGGCGCAGGTCCGGGTCGCGGTGGAAAAGCTCGACCGCATCCCGGGCGCGCTGGGGGTGACGCTGGTGCGCCGCCAGGCCCGCGTCGCGGCCGAGGCGATCCAGGCGCCGATCCGCGTCATCTTCCACGGCGCCGAAGCGCCGCTGCCCGAAGGCGGCGTGGCGCTGGTGCCCGACGACCCCGGCCTGCCGCTGCCGCAGGGCGGCAATGCGCGCGAGATCGCGCTCTTGGCACTGGACCAGGCCGCCTGGGCCTTGGCCGGACGGCTGGGGCTGACCGTGGCCGACAGCCGCACCGAGCTCGACTGGGCCGCGACCGAGGGCCGGGCCGTGGTCTGGGCGCCGGCGCGGATGCTGCGCGACGTGCCGGGCCTTGCGGCCGAACCCCATGCCGCCGCGATCTGGCTGGCCGAGCGGCTGGGCGCCAGCCGGCTGGACTGGGCGCTGCCCGCGGGCGCCGAGCCGCCGGCGCTGCCGGCGGGTTTTGCCATCGCCTCGGGGCGGCTCTGA